In Sciurus carolinensis chromosome 17, mSciCar1.2, whole genome shotgun sequence, one genomic interval encodes:
- the Ushbp1 gene encoding harmonin-binding protein USHBP1 isoform X2: MSARATRPRSRRGRHPPPGELDPVAESSEEAEAASVTKPNPEPPQESFGPEPLGLVVEVSGQGPGSRTTEDAEEDSGGGLASALEGPQETAVESHQAPGTAPLDRKTVPTGTGAPDVFQTLQHALSSLEAAAAAWRHRPPGCPGPAGAEGRTERAPEPRRGQEGAGGCCQQEAARLAERNTWLRLALGSREDELVRTQASLRAIQAEKEALQREVQELQDSIMRLESSPPPSRSQMGGPGSDSSSSGADGEPWGTQDSSLAHPLLQRLQSDSSTHILGSLSMQQPLAPETHIMEARLEQLRGNIEKLKCFNRLLLAVLQGHKGRCESLSMQLGQREAEATALRLALQYSPEGSSVDRPTPQEVATRLQGYVQHLRERRALVKVPPEPGPTSAPLPTVPHAEAMVQAVLETQPGPALPRLEKMQIQQDLLTTRETLAELMLRLQLVRREKRGLELRDAALRAQGPAHVLLLEQLQWERAQFGAGGVDSSGGDSSAGGSSGDEEEWAQGPPAVPGGSSGIDGGQLGRMWDPEKLTKELEASLTRALDLREQMRSLREQLERVAQKGRAGRAQSAELNSDLCKAHSALVLAFRGAHRKQEEQCRKLEQQMELMEARQAEELAALEAAARALGDRGPPCPAPQLGETFL; encoded by the exons ATGAGTGCCCGGGCCACACGGCCCCGAAGCCGGCGAGGCAGGCACCCTCCACCG GGTGAACTGGACCCCGTGGCTGAGAGTTCAGAGGAGGCTGAAGCAGCCAGCGTGACCAAGCCCAACCCTGAACCCCCTCAGGAGAGCTTCGGGCCAGAGCCTCTGGGCCTCGTGGTGGAGGTCAGTGGCCAGGGCCCCGGGAGCAG GACTACTGAGGATGCTGAGGAGGACTCGGGTGGGGGACTGGCCTCTGCCCTGGAGGGACCCCAGGAGACTGCAGTGGAAAGCCACCAGGCCCCAGGGACAGCCCCACTGGACAGAAAGACTGTCCCCACTGGGACTGGGGCCCCCGATGTGTTCCAGACCCTCCAGCATGCTCTGAGCTCCCTGGAGGCAGCCGCTGCTGCCTGGCGCCACCGACCCCCAGGTTGTCCTGGGCCAGCGGGGGCAGAGGGCAGAACGGAGAGGGCCCCGGAGCCCCGCAGGGGGCAGGAAGGCGCAGGAGGTTGCTGCCAGCAGGAGGCAGCCCGACTGGCTGAGAGGAACACCTGGTTAAGGCTGGCTCTGGGCAGCCGCGAGGATGAGCTGGTCCGCACGCAGGCCTCCCTACGGGCCATCCAGGCTGAGAAGGAGGCGCTGCAAAGAGAG GTCCAAGAGCTACAAGATTCCATCATGAGGCTGGAGTCCTCCCCGCCTCCCTCCCGCAGCCAAATGGGTGGTCCAGGCAGCgattccagcagctctggggcAGATGGGGAGCCCTGGGGCACTCAA GACTCCTCCCTGGCTCACCCCCTACTCCAGCGCCTCCAGAGTGATTCCAGCACCCACATTCTGGGGTCTCTTTCCATGCAGCAGCCCCTTGCTCCTGAGACACACATCATGGAGGCCCGGTTGGAGCAGCTCCGGGG GAACATCGAGAAGCTGAAATGCTTCAACCGTCTGCTGTTGGCTGTGCTCCAAGGGCACAAGGGCCGCTGTGAGAGTCTCAGCATGCAACTGGGCcagcgggaggctgaggccacagCACTGCGTCTGGCCCTGCAGTACAG CCCTGAGGGCAGCAGTGTAGACAGACCCACACCACAAGAAGTGGCAACCCGGCTCCAAGGCTATGTCCAGCATCTCCGGGAACGCCGTGCTCTGGTGAAGGTGCCCCCAGAGCCTGGCCCCACCTCAGCACCTTTGCCCACAGTGCCCCATGCAGAAGCCATGGTGCAGGCTGTTCTGGAGAcccagcctggccctgccctgccccggcTGGAGAAGATGCAGATCCAACAGGACCTGTTGACCACAAGG GAGACCCTTGCTGAACTGATGCTGCGGTTGCAGCTGGTCCGGCGTGAGAAGCGCGGCCTGGAGCTGCGGGACGCTGCGCTCCGAGCCCAGGGCCCTGCCCACGTACTGCTGCTGGAGCAGCTGCAGTGGGAGCGAGCACAGTTCGGCGCCGGAGGAGTGGACAGCAGTGGCGGCGACAGCAGCGCAGGCGGGAGCAGCGGGGACGAGGAGGAATGGGCGCAG gGCCCTCCTGCTGTTCCCGGTGGCTCTAGTGGCATTGATGGAGGCCAACTGGGCAGAATGTGGGACCCAGAGAAGTTAACCAAGGAACTGGAGGCGTCACTCACCAG GGCCCTGGACCTGCGGGAGCAGATGCGATCTCTTCGAGAGCAGCTGGAACGGGTGGCTCAGAAGGGGCGAGCCGGACGGGCGCAGAGCGCTGAGCTCAACAGCGATTTATGCAAGGCTCACAG
- the Ushbp1 gene encoding harmonin-binding protein USHBP1 isoform X1, protein MSARATRPRSRRGRHPPPGELDPVAESSEEAEAASVTKPNPEPPQESFGPEPLGLVVEVSGQGPGSRTTEDAEEDSGGGLASALEGPQETAVESHQAPGTAPLDRKTVPTGTGAPDVFQTLQHALSSLEAAAAAWRHRPPGCPGPAGAEGRTERAPEPRRGQEGAGGCCQQEAARLAERNTWLRLALGSREDELVRTQASLRAIQAEKEALQREVQELQDSIMRLESSPPPSRSQMGGPGSDSSSSGADGEPWGTQDSSLAHPLLQRLQSDSSTHILGSLSMQQPLAPETHIMEARLEQLRGNIEKLKCFNRLLLAVLQGHKGRCESLSMQLGQREAEATALRLALQYSEDCEEVYGVLLALREADSGTGNEASKSDLQVAEKEAWRLLAQKEAAMDGGTPQPSPEGSSVDRPTPQEVATRLQGYVQHLRERRALVKVPPEPGPTSAPLPTVPHAEAMVQAVLETQPGPALPRLEKMQIQQDLLTTRETLAELMLRLQLVRREKRGLELRDAALRAQGPAHVLLLEQLQWERAQFGAGGVDSSGGDSSAGGSSGDEEEWAQGPPAVPGGSSGIDGGQLGRMWDPEKLTKELEASLTRALDLREQMRSLREQLERVAQKGRAGRAQSAELNSDLCKAHSALVLAFRGAHRKQEEQCRKLEQQMELMEARQAEELAALEAAARALGDRGPPCPAPQLGETFL, encoded by the exons ATGAGTGCCCGGGCCACACGGCCCCGAAGCCGGCGAGGCAGGCACCCTCCACCG GGTGAACTGGACCCCGTGGCTGAGAGTTCAGAGGAGGCTGAAGCAGCCAGCGTGACCAAGCCCAACCCTGAACCCCCTCAGGAGAGCTTCGGGCCAGAGCCTCTGGGCCTCGTGGTGGAGGTCAGTGGCCAGGGCCCCGGGAGCAG GACTACTGAGGATGCTGAGGAGGACTCGGGTGGGGGACTGGCCTCTGCCCTGGAGGGACCCCAGGAGACTGCAGTGGAAAGCCACCAGGCCCCAGGGACAGCCCCACTGGACAGAAAGACTGTCCCCACTGGGACTGGGGCCCCCGATGTGTTCCAGACCCTCCAGCATGCTCTGAGCTCCCTGGAGGCAGCCGCTGCTGCCTGGCGCCACCGACCCCCAGGTTGTCCTGGGCCAGCGGGGGCAGAGGGCAGAACGGAGAGGGCCCCGGAGCCCCGCAGGGGGCAGGAAGGCGCAGGAGGTTGCTGCCAGCAGGAGGCAGCCCGACTGGCTGAGAGGAACACCTGGTTAAGGCTGGCTCTGGGCAGCCGCGAGGATGAGCTGGTCCGCACGCAGGCCTCCCTACGGGCCATCCAGGCTGAGAAGGAGGCGCTGCAAAGAGAG GTCCAAGAGCTACAAGATTCCATCATGAGGCTGGAGTCCTCCCCGCCTCCCTCCCGCAGCCAAATGGGTGGTCCAGGCAGCgattccagcagctctggggcAGATGGGGAGCCCTGGGGCACTCAA GACTCCTCCCTGGCTCACCCCCTACTCCAGCGCCTCCAGAGTGATTCCAGCACCCACATTCTGGGGTCTCTTTCCATGCAGCAGCCCCTTGCTCCTGAGACACACATCATGGAGGCCCGGTTGGAGCAGCTCCGGGG GAACATCGAGAAGCTGAAATGCTTCAACCGTCTGCTGTTGGCTGTGCTCCAAGGGCACAAGGGCCGCTGTGAGAGTCTCAGCATGCAACTGGGCcagcgggaggctgaggccacagCACTGCGTCTGGCCCTGCAGTACAG TGAGGACTGTGAGGAAGTGTACGGGGTCCTGCTTGCTCTGCGCGAGGCTGACTCAGGAACAGGCAATGAAGCTTCCAAGAGTGACCTGCAGGTGGCTGAGAAGGAAGCATGGAGACTGCTGGCACAAAAGGAGGCCGCCATGGATGGAGGGACACCACAGCCCAG CCCTGAGGGCAGCAGTGTAGACAGACCCACACCACAAGAAGTGGCAACCCGGCTCCAAGGCTATGTCCAGCATCTCCGGGAACGCCGTGCTCTGGTGAAGGTGCCCCCAGAGCCTGGCCCCACCTCAGCACCTTTGCCCACAGTGCCCCATGCAGAAGCCATGGTGCAGGCTGTTCTGGAGAcccagcctggccctgccctgccccggcTGGAGAAGATGCAGATCCAACAGGACCTGTTGACCACAAGG GAGACCCTTGCTGAACTGATGCTGCGGTTGCAGCTGGTCCGGCGTGAGAAGCGCGGCCTGGAGCTGCGGGACGCTGCGCTCCGAGCCCAGGGCCCTGCCCACGTACTGCTGCTGGAGCAGCTGCAGTGGGAGCGAGCACAGTTCGGCGCCGGAGGAGTGGACAGCAGTGGCGGCGACAGCAGCGCAGGCGGGAGCAGCGGGGACGAGGAGGAATGGGCGCAG gGCCCTCCTGCTGTTCCCGGTGGCTCTAGTGGCATTGATGGAGGCCAACTGGGCAGAATGTGGGACCCAGAGAAGTTAACCAAGGAACTGGAGGCGTCACTCACCAG GGCCCTGGACCTGCGGGAGCAGATGCGATCTCTTCGAGAGCAGCTGGAACGGGTGGCTCAGAAGGGGCGAGCCGGACGGGCGCAGAGCGCTGAGCTCAACAGCGATTTATGCAAGGCTCACAG
- the Babam1 gene encoding BRISC and BRCA1-A complex member 1 isoform X1, translated as MEVAEPNSPTEEEEEEEEEEEEEQSADPRPRTRSNPEGAEDRALGAQASVGSRSEGEGEAASAEDGTPNPPGTGPKPWQVPPPAPEVQIRTPRVNCPEKVIICLDLSEEMSLPKLESFNGSKTNALNVSQKMIEMFVRTKHKIDKSHEFALVVVNDDTAWLSGLTSDPRELCSCLYDLETASCSTFNLEGLFSLIQQKTELPVTENVQTIPPPYVVRTILVYSRPPCQPQFSLTEPMKRMFQCPYFFFDVVYIHNGAEEKEEEPSWKDMFAFMGSLDTKGTSYKYEVALAGPALELHNCMAKLLAHPLQRPCQSHAAYSLLEEDEEATEVEATV; from the exons ATGGAAGTGGCAGAACCCAACAGTCccactgaggaggaggaagaggaagaagaggaggaggaagaggagcagtcTGCAGACCCTCGGCCTCGTACTCGTTCCAACCCTGAGGGGGCTGAGGACCGGGCTCTGGGGGCTCAGGCCAGTGTGGGTAGCCGCagtgagggtgagggtgaggcaGCCAGTGCTGAAGATGGGACTCCCAACCCTCCAGGAACTGGCCCAAAGCCCTGGCAGGTGCCCCCACCAGCTCCCGAGGTCCAGATTCGAACACCAAGGGTCAACTGTCCAGAAAAGGTG ATCATTTGTCTGGACCTGTCAGAGGAAATGTCGCTGCCAAAGCTGGAGTCATTCAATGG CTCCAAAACCAACGCCCTCAACGTCTCCCAGAAAATGATTGAGATGTTCGTGAGGACAAAGCACAAGATTGACAAGAGCCACGAATTCGCGCTGGTGGTGGTGAATGACGACACGGCCTGG CTTTCCGGCCTGACCTCCGACCCCCGCGAGCTCTGCAGCTGCCTGTATGACCTGGAAACGGCCTCCTGTTCCACCTTCA ATCTGGAAGGTCTCTTCAGCCTCAT CCAGCAGAAGACAGAGCTGCCGGTCACGGAGAACGTGCAGACCATCCCACCCCCGTACGTGGTCCGCACCATCCTCGTCTACAGCCGCCCGCCCTGCCAGCCCCAGTTCTCCCTGACGGAGCCCATGAAG AGAATGTTCCAGTgcccatattttttctttgatgttgtTTACATCCACAATGGCGccgaggagaaggaggaggagcccaGCTGGAAG GACATGTTTGCCTTCATGGGCAGCTTGGATACCAAGGGCACCAGCTACAAGTATGAGGTGGCCCTCGCTGGGCCCGCCCTGGAGTTGCACAACTGCATGGCGAAGCTGTTGGCCCACCCACTGCAGCGACCATGCCAGAGCCACGCCGCCTACAGCCTGCTGGAGGAGGACGAGGAAGCCACTGAGGTTGAGGCCACTGTGTGA
- the Babam1 gene encoding BRISC and BRCA1-A complex member 1 isoform X2 — protein sequence MEVAEPNSPTEEEEEEEEEEEEEQSADPRPRTRSNPEGAEDRALGAQASVGSRSEGEGEAASAEDGTPNPPGTGPKPWQVPPPAPEVQIRTPRVNCPEKVIICLDLSEEMSLPKLESFNGSKTNALNVSQKMIEMFVRTKHKIDKSHEFALVVVNDDTAWLSGLTSDPRELCSCLYDLETASCSTFNLEGLFSLIECSSAHIFSLMLFTSTMAPRRRRRSPAGRTCLPSWAAWIPRAPATSMRWPSLGPPWSCTTAWRSCWPTHCSDHARATPPTACWRRTRKPLRLRPLCEPSLFVSAMYNDTLGLECWFSN from the exons ATGGAAGTGGCAGAACCCAACAGTCccactgaggaggaggaagaggaagaagaggaggaggaagaggagcagtcTGCAGACCCTCGGCCTCGTACTCGTTCCAACCCTGAGGGGGCTGAGGACCGGGCTCTGGGGGCTCAGGCCAGTGTGGGTAGCCGCagtgagggtgagggtgaggcaGCCAGTGCTGAAGATGGGACTCCCAACCCTCCAGGAACTGGCCCAAAGCCCTGGCAGGTGCCCCCACCAGCTCCCGAGGTCCAGATTCGAACACCAAGGGTCAACTGTCCAGAAAAGGTG ATCATTTGTCTGGACCTGTCAGAGGAAATGTCGCTGCCAAAGCTGGAGTCATTCAATGG CTCCAAAACCAACGCCCTCAACGTCTCCCAGAAAATGATTGAGATGTTCGTGAGGACAAAGCACAAGATTGACAAGAGCCACGAATTCGCGCTGGTGGTGGTGAATGACGACACGGCCTGG CTTTCCGGCCTGACCTCCGACCCCCGCGAGCTCTGCAGCTGCCTGTATGACCTGGAAACGGCCTCCTGTTCCACCTTCA ATCTGGAAGGTCTCTTCAGCCTCAT AGAATGTTCCAGTgcccatattttttctttgatgttgtTTACATCCACAATGGCGccgaggagaaggaggaggagcccaGCTGGAAG GACATGTTTGCCTTCATGGGCAGCTTGGATACCAAGGGCACCAGCTACAAGTATGAGGTGGCCCTCGCTGGGCCCGCCCTGGAGTTGCACAACTGCATGGCGAAGCTGTTGGCCCACCCACTGCAGCGACCATGCCAGAGCCACGCCGCCTACAGCCTGCTGGAGGAGGACGAGGAAGCCACTGAGGTTGAGGCCACTGTGTGAACCATCCCTGTTCGTGTCTGCCATGTACAATGACACTCTTGGTCTGGAGTGCTGGTTCTCAAACTGA
- the Ankle1 gene encoding ankyrin repeat and LEM domain-containing protein 1, whose product MGAAAGLAQRLRAAVQEEEPGAVEELLRRGADPNLVLSDGAAAMHLAAGTRHPRGLRCLGALLRGGGDPNARSAEALTPLHVAAAWGCRRGLELLLNQGADPALRDQDGLRPLDLAVQQGHPDCARLLRELGSRTTDPAEAQEPESAREPGSVSGPTGVTLDSMALQAQPSRACSGVGLEAGPHLPDSLESADKDGNSDAPLGCWHCDSESSFVTAVEVSGDEDPALDTSPWARSWPQTTQGLPGLHPIQGTPRPGSGPQLVRGGSLAGREAELSACLQALTLTCPATAGGPPTPSFTSLPDGSPARGPPQEQPNLMAGQTFLDGDVAALWLTEDELSSAEGREPVPSCQLLRVPAQSPLTPLQVHRVLDDEPPVTPSTRQHLLRQLEAAQAAPGPEFSGHSPELAKALRTGHIPDSQADEDALAQQFERPDPTQRWREGIVKSSFTYLLLDPRETQDLPARAFSLTPAECLQTFVRAIFYVGKGTRARPDVHLWEALGYRGRPRRQACPKVRQILDIWDSGRGVVSLHCFQHVVAVEAYTREACLVDALGIQTLTNQKQGHYYGVVADWPPARRRRLGVHLLHRALLVFLAEGQRELRPQDIQARG is encoded by the exons ATGGGTGCTGCGGCCGGCTTGGCTCAGCGGCTGCGGGCGGCGGTCCAGGAGGAGGAGCCCGG GGCAGTGGAGGAGCTGCTGCGCCGCGGGGCCGACCCTAACCTGGTGCTTTCCGATGGCGCGGCCGCCATGCACTTGGCAGCTGGAACCCGACACCCGAGAGGCCTGCGCTGCCTCGGGGCCCTGCTACgcggaggaggagacccaaacgCTCG ATCGGCCGAAGCGTTGACGCCACTGCACGTGGCCGCCGCCTGGGGCTGTCGCCGCGGCCTGGAGCTATTGCTGAACCAAGGAGCAGATCCTGCGCTGCGCGACCAG GACGGGCTCCGGCCACTGGATCTAGCGGTGCAGCAGGGGCACCCCGACTGCGCACGCCTCCTGCGCGAGCTGGGCTCGCGGACCACAGACCCGGCAGAGGCCCAGGAGCCAGAGTCAGCGCGGGAGCCTGGCA GTGTCTCTGGACCGACAGGTGTGACCCTGGACTCCATGGCACTGCAAGCCCAGCCGAGCAGAGCCTGCAGCGGCGTGGGCCTGGAGGCTGGCCCCCACCTCCCCGACTCCCTTGAGTCTGCAGATAAGGATGGGAACTCAGACGCCCCCTTGGGTTGCTGGCACTGCGACTCTGAGTCCTCTTTTGTCACCGCAGTTGAGGTTTctggagatgaagacccagcCCTGGACACTTCTCCCTGGGCCAGGTCATGGCCCCAGACCACTCAGGGGCTGCCTGGTCTCCACCCTATTCAGGGGACACCAAGACCTGGGAGTGGCCCACAGCTGGTGCGTGGAGGCAGCCTGGCGGGCAGGGAGGCGGAACTGAGCGCCTGTCTGCAGGCTCTGACCCTGACCTGTCCAGCCACCGCTGGCGGCCCGCCTACCCCCTCCTTCACGTCCCTCCCGGATGGGAGCCCAGCCCGCGGCCCTCCACAGGAGCAGCCCAACCTGATGGCAGGTCAGACCTTCCTTGATGGGGACGTGGCTGCCCTCTGGCTGACGGAAGATGAGCTGAGCTCCGCGGAGGGCAGGGAACCTGTCCCCTCTTGCCAGCTCCTGCGGGTCCCTGCCCAGTCCCCCCTGACGCCGCTGCAGGTTCATCGAGTGCTTGATGATGAACCCCCAGTCACGCCCTCCACCCGGCAGCACCTCCTCCGGCAGCTAGAAGCAGCCCAGGCCGCTCCTG GCCCAGAGTTTTCAGGGCACAGCCCAGAACTGGCCAAGGCCCTGCGGACAGGCCATATTCCAGATTCCCAGGCCGATGAAGATGCACTTGCCCAGCAGTTTGAGCGACCAGATCCCACACAAAGGTGGCGGGAGGGGATTGTAAAGTCCAGCTTCACATATCTGCTGCTAGACCCCAG GGAGACTCAGGATCTGCCAGCCCGAGCCTTCTCTCTGACCCCAGCTGAGTGCCTTCAGACTTTCGTTCGTGCCATCTTCTATGTGGGCAAGGGGACACGTGCCCGACCAGATGTCCACCTTTGGGAGGCCCTTGGCTACCGTGGACGGCCAAGAAGACAG GCCTGCCCCAAGGTGCGCCAGATCTTGGACATCTGGGACAGTGGCCGCGGTGTGGTCTCCCTGCATTGCTTCCAGCACGTGGTGGCCGTGGAGGCCTACACACGGGAGGCGTGTCTCGTGGATGCTCTAG GAATCCAGACACTGACCAACCAGAAACAAGGGCACTACTATGGAGTGGTGGCAGACTGGCCACCTGCTCGGCGCCGGCGCCTGGGGGTGCATCTGCTACACCGTGCCCTCCTTGTCTTTTTAGCTGAGGGCCAGCGAGAGCTGAGGCCTCAGGATATCCAGGCCCGTGGCTGA
- the Abhd8 gene encoding protein ABHD8 produces the protein MLTGVTDGFFCCLLGTPPNSVGPLESVESSDGYTFVEVKPGRVLRVKHAGPALAPTPPPPPPLDAAQGDRSGLVRCQRRITVYRSGRLLVENLGRAPRADLLHGQNGSGEPPAALEVELADPAGSDGRSNPGSAGSGSGGRRRRARRPKRTIHIDCEKRITSCKGAQADVVLFFIHGVGGSLAIWKEQLDFFVRLGYEVVAPDLAGHGASSAPQVAAAYTFYALAEDMRAIFKRYAKKRNVLIGHSYGVSFCTFLAHEYPDLVHKVIMINGGGPTALEPSICSIFNMPTCVLHCLSPCLAWSFLKAGFARQGAKEKQLLKEGNAFNVSSFVLRAMMSGQYWPEGDEVYHAELTVPVLLVHGMHDKFVPVEEDQRMAEILLLAFLKLIDEGSHMVMLECPETVNTLLHEFLLWEPEPSPKALPEPQPAPPEEKK, from the exons ATGCTGACCGGGGTGACCGACGGTTTCTTCTGCTGCCTGCTGGGCACGCCCCCTAACTCTGTGGGGCCCCTGGAGAGCGTCGAGTCCAGCGATGGCTACACGTTTGTGGAGGTCAAACCTGGCCGTGTGCTGCGGGTGAAGCACGCTGGACCCGCCCTGGCTcccactccacctccaccaccacctctggATGCTGCCCAGGGGGACAGGTCCGGCTTGGTCCGCTGCCAGCGCCGGATCACTGTGTACCGCAGCGGGCGGTTGCTGGTGGAGAACCTGGGCCGGGCGCCGAGAGCTGACCTCCTGCACGGGCAGAATGGCTCGGGGGAGCCACCGGCCGCCCTGGAGGTGGAGCTGGCCGATCCGGCGGGCAGCGATGGCCGCTCGAACCCGGGCAGTGCGGGCAGCGGCAGCGGTGGGCGGCGGCGGCGAGCCAGGCGCCCGAAGAGGACCATCCACATTGACTGTGAGAAGCGCATCACCAGCTGCAAGGGCGCCCAGGCGGACGTAGTACTGTTTTTCATCCACGGTGTCGGCGGCTCCCTGGCCATCTGGAAGGAGCAGCTGGACTTCTTTGTGCGCCTAGGCTATGAGGTGGTGGCACCTGACCTGGCTGGCCATGGGGCCAGCTCTGCACCTCAGGTGGCCGCAGCCTACACCTTCTATGCGCTGGCGGAGGACATGCGAGCTATCTTCAAGCGCTATGCCAAGAAGCGAAACGTGCTGATTGGACATTCCTATGG TGTCTCCTTCTGCACTTTCCTGGCACATGAGTACCCTGACCTGGTGCACAAGGTGATCATGATCAATGGCGGGGGCCCCACCGCCCTGGAGCCCAGCATCTGCTCCATCTTCAATATGCCCACATGTGTCCTGCACTGCTTGTCGCCCTGCCTGGCCTGGAGCTTCCTCAA GGCCGGCTTTGCCCGCCAGGGGGCCAAAGAGAAGCAGCTGCTGAAGGAGGGCAACGCGTTCAACGTGTCATCCTTCGTGCTGCGGGCCATGATGAGCGGCCAGTACTGGCCCGAGGGCGACGAAGTCTACCATGCCGAGCTCACGGTGCCCGTCCTGCTTGTCCACGGCATGCACGACAAGTTCGTACCAGTGGAGGAAGACCAGCGCATGGCGGAG ATCCTGCTCCTGGCCTTCCTGAAGCTTATCGATGAAGGCAGCCACATGGTGATGCTGGAGTGCCCAGAGACGGTCAACACGCTGCTCCACGAGTTCCTGCTCTGGGAGCCGGAGCCCTCGCCCAAGGCTCTGCCGGAGCCCCAGCCCGCGCCTCCAGAGGAGAAGAAGTAG
- the Mrpl34 gene encoding 39S ribosomal protein L34, mitochondrial has translation MAFSAGSLLGPAGKSAVQLGGRWLQPRIWLGFPDFWGLPVLQQARGKARGNEYQPSNIKRKHKHGWIRRLSTPTGVRVILRRMLKGRKSLSH, from the exons ATGGCTTTCTCCGCGGGATCCCTGTTGGGCCCCGCCGGCAAGTCGGCGGTGCAGCTGGGTGGCAG GTGGTTACAGCCCAGGATCTGGTTGGGGTTCCCAGACTTTTGGGGCCTCCCTGTCTTGCAGCAGGCCCGTGGCAAGGCGCGCGGAAACGAGTATCAGCCGAGCAACATCAAACGCAAGCACAAGCACGGCTGGATCCGGCGCCTGAGCACGCCGACCGGCGTTCGGGTCATCCTTCGTCGCATGCTCAAGGGCCGAAAGTCCCTGAGCCATTGA
- the Dda1 gene encoding DET1- and DDB1-associated protein 1 isoform X2 produces the protein MADFLKGLPVYNKSNFSRFHADSVCKASNRRPSVYLPTREYPSEQIIVTEKTNILLRYLHQQWDKKNAAKKREQEQVELEGESSAPPRKVARTDSPDMHEDT, from the exons ATG GCAGATTTTTTGAAAGGATTGCCTGTCTACAACAAAAGCAATTTTAGTCGATTTCATGCTGACTCCGTGTGCAAAGCTTCG AATCGACGTCCCTCCGTCTACCTGCCTACTCGGGAGTACCCATCAGAACAGA TCATTGTGACAGAAAAGACAAACATCCTCCTGCGCTACCTACATCAGCAATGGGACAAAAAG AATGCCGCCAAGAAGAGAGAGCAGGAGCAGGTGGAGCTGGAGGGCGAGAGCTCGGCGCCACCCCGCAAGGTGGCACGGACCGACAGCCCCGACATGCACGAGGACACTTAA
- the Dda1 gene encoding DET1- and DDB1-associated protein 1 isoform X1 → MGRGSAPVRKADFLKGLPVYNKSNFSRFHADSVCKASNRRPSVYLPTREYPSEQIIVTEKTNILLRYLHQQWDKKNAAKKREQEQVELEGESSAPPRKVARTDSPDMHEDT, encoded by the exons ATGGGCAGAGGAAGCGCTCCAGTAAGGAAG GCAGATTTTTTGAAAGGATTGCCTGTCTACAACAAAAGCAATTTTAGTCGATTTCATGCTGACTCCGTGTGCAAAGCTTCG AATCGACGTCCCTCCGTCTACCTGCCTACTCGGGAGTACCCATCAGAACAGA TCATTGTGACAGAAAAGACAAACATCCTCCTGCGCTACCTACATCAGCAATGGGACAAAAAG AATGCCGCCAAGAAGAGAGAGCAGGAGCAGGTGGAGCTGGAGGGCGAGAGCTCGGCGCCACCCCGCAAGGTGGCACGGACCGACAGCCCCGACATGCACGAGGACACTTAA